In Humulus lupulus chromosome 6, drHumLupu1.1, whole genome shotgun sequence, a single genomic region encodes these proteins:
- the LOC133782227 gene encoding uncharacterized protein LOC133782227, with protein sequence MAPKSDTHSSSTVAGDSSSSSIDPLFHTLRVIPYSFLRTPRLRLKLPTFTLPSPMTVYALVLLTYFMVVSGIVYDVIVEPPGIGSTQDRATGAVRPVVFLPGRVNGQYIIEGLSSGFMFVLGGVGIVLMDLALDRNRAKSVKVSYASAGISSVVIAYIMSMLFIRIKIPAYLS encoded by the coding sequence ATGGCTCCGAAATCCGATACCCATTCCTCTTCCACCGTCGCCGGGGACTCATCTTCCTCCTCCATCGATCCCCTTTTCCACACTCTCCGCGTGATCCCCTACAGTTTTCTCCGGACGCCGCGTCTCCGCCTCAAGCTCCCCACCTTCACCTTACCTTCCCCCATGACCGTGTACGCCCTAGTCCTTCTGACTTACTTTATGGTGGTCTCGGGCATCGTCTACGACGTCATTGTCGAGCCCCCTGGGATCGGCTCCACCCAGGACAGGGCAACAGGGGCGGTCCGACCCGTGGTCTTCCTCCCTGGGCGGGTCAACGGCCAGTACATCATCGAGGGATTGTCTTCGGGTTTCATGTTCGTGCTCGGTGGAGTGGGGATCGTGCTCATGGATCTCGCCCTCGATCGCAATCGAGCGAAGAGCGTGAAGGTCTCGTACGCCTCCGCCGGAATTTCCTCCGTCGTCATTGCTTATATTATGAGTATGCTCTTCATTCGGATCAAGATTCCGGCTTATCTTAGTTAA